CGCGCCTACGCGGTGAGACGTCACGGTGCGGGTAAAATCCTCTTTGCCTTGCACGGTTTTTCGGAAACTTCGGCAACTTGGGATGCCTTGGATTTGGCAGGTTATGAAATTTTTGCCATTGATCTTTTGGGACATGGAAAATCAGAAAAACCTGTGGATTTAGCAGCTTACCAACTCGAAAATATACTGACGGATTTGGCACTCTTATTTTCCAAATTGACAAAAAACAAGCCTTTTTCGCTCCTGGGCTATTCAATGGGTGGACGGTTGGCTTTGCGCTTTTGCTTGGCTTTTCCTGATGCGCCTGTTGAGCATTTGCTTGTGGAATCGGCAGGAGCCGGTCTAAAAACTGAGGAAGAACGCGCTTCTCGCCGGATTGCTGACGAAAAGTTGGCACGCAATATCTTGGCAAATGGCTCAGGCTGGTTTGCTGATTTTTGGGGTCAACTTTCACTTTTTGAGTCACAAAAAGCGCTCCCTCAAGCTGTGCAAGAAAGAATTTGGCAAAGGCGTGCTAATAATGTGCCTCTTGCCTTAGCTCAAACCTTGCGTGGGACTGGTCAGGGCGAACTTGCTGATATTTCAAATAAAATCAAAACACTCAAGCCCAACTTGCTTTATCTTTACGGTGAGCTGGATCACAAATACAGTCAAATTGCGAAAGAGATATTCGCTCCCAATCCCTCTGTGACAGTGATTGGGCTACCAGCTTGTGGGCATAATGCACATCTGGAAAATCCGCAACTTTATCAGCAAATCCTGCAAAACTATTTGGCTGAAAGCGTTTGTGATATAATAAAAAAAGACGATTAGAAGCTCAGAGAAATTGCTGACGAAACTTAATTCGTCTCATCAGGCAGAAAAAATGCTGACGAAAATCTTTTTTTACACAGGAGGCCGAGAGATTTTACTGACGAAAATCTTTTTGCTGTTCCTACGTCCCAAAAGTGCCTATTTCTCAGCAATCGTCATTTTTAAATTCAATTTTGGGAAATTTTACCCCAACCATTTATTTAAAGGAGAACATTCATGTCAAAATTTAACTGGGTGGCGCTTGAGCGCAACTATGAAGATATTATTTATGAAACTTATGATGGCATTGCTAAAATTACCATCAATCGTCCGGAAGTCCGCAATGCTTTCCGTCCTAAAACCGTCGTTGAAATGATTGATGCTTTTAGCATTGCGCGTGATGATACTAACATCGGCGTGATTATTTTGACTGGTGCAAATCATGGAAAAGGTGAAGATAAAGAAGCCTTTTGTTCTGGTGGTGACCAAAAAGTACGTGGAAATGGTGGTTATGTTGGTGAAGACCAAATTCCTCGTTTGAACGTTTTAGATTTGCAACATTTGATTCGGATTACACCAAAACCTGTCATTGCCATGGTAAATGGTTTTGCCATTGGTGGAGGTCACGTGTTACATATTGTTTGTGATTTGACGATCGCTTCTGAAAACGCAAAATTTGGTCAAACTGGTCCACGTGTTGGTTCTTTTGATGCTGGTTATGGTGCTGGTTTACTTGCCGCTATGGTTGGGCAAAAGAAAGCACGTGAAATCTGGTTCCTCTGCCGTCAATATACTGCCCAAGAAGCAATGGACATGGGAATGGTTAATACTGTTGTTCCATTTGACCGTCTCGAAGAAGAAACGGTTCAATGGGCCCAAGAAATGCTTGCCCTCTCACCAATGGCACTTCGTATGCTCAAAGGTTCAATGAATGCTGCAACTGACGGACTTGCTGGACTGCAACAATTTGCAGGAGATGCAACACTTATGTTCTATACGACGGATGAAGCTAAAGAAGGACGCGATGCTTTCAAAGAAAAACGCAAACCTGATTTTGATCAATTTCCAAAATTCCCATAAAAATTTCCCAAATTGCTGACAAAGCGTCTTTTTGACGCTTTTTGTGATTTAAAAGTTACTGACAGGATTTCCGTCAGTAAAAAAAGAGCCAGAAAGGAGAAAATTGAGTTCGCTCACAGC
The DNA window shown above is from Lactococcus sp. S-13 and carries:
- the menH gene encoding 2-succinyl-6-hydroxy-2,4-cyclohexadiene-1-carboxylate synthase, with protein sequence MTKFREEIIEIKGRAYAVRRHGAGKILFALHGFSETSATWDALDLAGYEIFAIDLLGHGKSEKPVDLAAYQLENILTDLALLFSKLTKNKPFSLLGYSMGGRLALRFCLAFPDAPVEHLLVESAGAGLKTEEERASRRIADEKLARNILANGSGWFADFWGQLSLFESQKALPQAVQERIWQRRANNVPLALAQTLRGTGQGELADISNKIKTLKPNLLYLYGELDHKYSQIAKEIFAPNPSVTVIGLPACGHNAHLENPQLYQQILQNYLAESVCDIIKKDD
- the menB gene encoding 1,4-dihydroxy-2-naphthoyl-CoA synthase, giving the protein MSKFNWVALERNYEDIIYETYDGIAKITINRPEVRNAFRPKTVVEMIDAFSIARDDTNIGVIILTGANHGKGEDKEAFCSGGDQKVRGNGGYVGEDQIPRLNVLDLQHLIRITPKPVIAMVNGFAIGGGHVLHIVCDLTIASENAKFGQTGPRVGSFDAGYGAGLLAAMVGQKKAREIWFLCRQYTAQEAMDMGMVNTVVPFDRLEEETVQWAQEMLALSPMALRMLKGSMNAATDGLAGLQQFAGDATLMFYTTDEAKEGRDAFKEKRKPDFDQFPKFP